In Vigna unguiculata cultivar IT97K-499-35 chromosome 3, ASM411807v1, whole genome shotgun sequence, a single genomic region encodes these proteins:
- the LOC114176545 gene encoding LEAF RUST 10 DISEASE-RESISTANCE LOCUS RECEPTOR-LIKE PROTEIN KINASE-like 1.4, with the protein MANLVMNDDENAPITFLFLASMFLVLVASTSSQEENKHEECSKPFSCGQISIYYPFWGGSRPSYCSSNHQFKLNCEGNQNSTLQLGSQTFQVLHFDPVQYTVKMLRTGLVYDNCSSSAVTNNTVDSNLFSYSNVRNITIYYGCPYSLISNTTRSFQCKDDGNKSAFYGDPATEKVQDCDGARIEVQVAQELDPDGGIQGLNKALSEGFEIHLISETQVQQCLECILTNGTCGANDESQFSCFCPDGSEGLNCSGHNSDTWNWQRKLVIGVAAAVMSGIVVGLGFYIYYGRLKKNHLHAVTSSVLYNPKGVSRSSSLEDSEKGSKYFGVHFFTHSELEEATNFFNPDRELGDGGFGKVYFGKLQDGRLVAVKRMYENSLKVEQFVNEVEILTGLHHQNLVSLYGCTPRNSRELLLVYEYIPNGTVADHLHGQRAKPGTLPWHIRMNIAIETASALVYLHASDIIHRDVKTSNILLDNHFSVKVADFGLSRPFPIHASHVSTAPQGTPGYVDPEYHEYYQLTDKSDVYSFGVVLIELISSMHAVDISRRRHEIHLSNMAIKKIQSGALHEIVDPSLGFESDFKVRKMINAVAELAFQCLQSSNVRPSMAEVLDRLEDIRSDGKYKSKHEVLDISEDHAALLKNEPPPPSPDSNFQTVV; encoded by the exons ATGGCTAATTTGGTAATGAATGATGATGAAAATGCTCCAATTACCTTCTTATTCCTTGCATCAATGTTCTTGGTCTTGGTGGCATCAACCAGTTCCCAAGAAGAGAACAAACACGAAGAGTGTAGCAAGCCATTCAGCTGCGGACAAATATCCATCTACTACCCTTTCTGGGGAGGGAGCAGACCCAGTTATTGTTCCAGCAATCACCAATTCAAGCTCAACTGTGAGGGTAATCAAAACTCCACCCTTCAACTTGGCTCACAAACTTTCCAAGTTCTTCACTTTGATCCAGTTCAGTACACCGTGAAAATGCTTCGAACGGGCCTTGTCTATGATAATTGCTCTTCCTCGGCCGTGACCAACAACACCGTGGATTCAAATCTCTTTAGCTACTCGAATGTTAGGAACATCACCATCTACTATGGTTGTCCCTACTCCCTGATTTCAAACACCACACGCTCTTTTCAATGCAAGGATGATGGCAACAAGAGTGCATTCTATGGGGACCCTGCAACTGAGAAAGTCCAAGACTGTGATGGAGCTAGGATTGAAGTGCAAGTAGCACAGGAACTTGACCCTGATGGGGGAATTCAAGGACTCAACAAAGCCTTGAGTGAAGGGTTTGAAATACATCTTATTTCAGAGACACAAGTTCAGCAGTGCTTAGAATGCATTTTAACTAATGGAACATGTGGGGCTAATGATGAGTCTCAGTTTTCATGTTTCTGCCCCGATGGAAGTGAAGGTTTAAATTGCTCTGGTCATAATA GCGATACATGGAACTGGCAAAGGAAGCTGGTTATAG GTGTTGCTGCTGCTGTGATGAGTGGAATTGTAGTTGGCCTTGGCTTTTACATATATTATGGTCGTCTAAAGAAGAATCATCTTCATGCAGTAACATCTTCTGTACTATATAATCCTAAAGGAGTCTCACGTAGTTCTTCTTTAGAAGACTCTGAGAAGGGAAGTAAATACTTTGGAGTCCACTTCTTCACCCATAGTGAACTTGAAGAGGCCACAAACTTCTTTAATCCTGACAGAGAACTAGGAGATGGAGGATTTGGAAAAGTGTATTTTG GGAAACTTCAGGATGGACGATTAGTTGCAGTGAAGAGAATGTACGAGAACAGTTTGAAAGTTGAGCAATTCGTGAATGAAGTGGAGATCTTAACTGGCTTACACCACCAGAACCTTGTGTCTCTATATGGATGCACTCCTCGCAACAGCAGAGAACTTCTTCTGGTGTACGAATACATTCCAAATGGAACTGTCGCTGATCATCTTCATGGTCAAAGAGCAAAACCTGGCACACTCCCTTGGCACATAAGAATGAACATTGCCATTGAAACTGCTAGTGCATTGGTATATCTCCACGCTTCTGATATCATCCACAGAGACGTAAAAACCAGCAACATTCTCCTCGACAACCACTTCAGTGTGAAAGTAGCCGATTTTGGCCTCTCACGCCCCTTCCCAATCCATGCCTCACACGTTTCCACCGCCCCACAAGGAACTCCTGGTTATGTGGATCCAGAGTATCACGAGTACTACCAACTCACCGATAAGAGTGATGTTTATAGCTTCGGGGTGGTGCTGATTGAGCTCATATCTTCCATGCATGCGGTTGATATCTCAAGGCGTAGGCACGAGATCCACTTGTCCAACATGGCCATCAAGAAGATCCAAAGTGGTGCGTTGCATGAGATTGTGGATCCAAGTTTAGGGTTTGAGTCGGATTTCAAGGTGAGGAAAATGATCAATGCAGTGGCTGAGTTGGCGTTTCAGTGCTTGCAGAGTTCCAATGTGAGGCCCTCTATGGCAGAAGTGTTGGATAGACTTGAGGATATAAGAAGTGATGGGAAGTATAAGAGCAAGCATGAGGTGCTTGATATATCAGAAGATCATGCTGCTTTGCTCAAGAATGAACCTCCTCCTCCTTCACCTGATTCAAATTTCCAAACTGTAGTATAG